The following coding sequences are from one Acidobacteriota bacterium window:
- a CDS encoding cation transporter — MTTESAGIPRREASGAAAPASRVLLFSIAASLVTMALKITAYAFTGSVSLLSDALESTVNLAAALIAFLALAVADRPADRSHAYGHEKAEYFSSGVEGALILVAAIAIIYAAVQRFLDPRPLTDLGAGIGIALAASGINFGVSRFMLRKAKHYDSIALEADARHLMTDVWTSAGVVAALAVMAFAPPRWLILDPIVAVLVGLNIIRTGTDLIRRSMAGLMDSSLPETEIRQVEEAIRASLDPGAAYHGLRTRKSGSRRFVELHVTVPGDLCVTRGHDCCERIEAAIERRLPKTSVSTHLEPDDARPGRDPS, encoded by the coding sequence ATGACAACGGAATCCGCAGGGATACCCCGCCGGGAGGCATCGGGCGCGGCCGCCCCGGCCAGCCGGGTCCTGTTGTTTTCCATCGCCGCGTCGCTGGTGACCATGGCGCTCAAAATCACCGCCTACGCTTTCACCGGTTCCGTCAGCCTCCTCTCCGATGCGCTGGAATCGACCGTCAACCTCGCCGCGGCCCTCATCGCCTTCCTCGCCCTGGCCGTCGCGGACCGTCCCGCCGACCGGTCGCACGCCTACGGCCACGAAAAGGCGGAATATTTCTCCAGCGGGGTGGAAGGCGCCCTGATCCTGGTCGCGGCCATCGCCATCATCTACGCGGCCGTGCAGCGCTTTCTCGACCCGAGGCCCCTCACCGATCTTGGAGCGGGCATAGGCATCGCCCTGGCGGCTTCCGGGATCAACTTCGGCGTTTCGCGTTTCATGCTGCGGAAGGCGAAGCACTACGACAGCATCGCGCTGGAGGCGGATGCCCGGCACCTCATGACCGATGTCTGGACCTCGGCGGGCGTCGTGGCCGCCCTGGCCGTCATGGCCTTCGCCCCTCCCCGCTGGCTGATCCTGGACCCGATCGTAGCGGTCCTGGTCGGCCTCAACATCATCCGTACCGGCACCGACCTGATCCGGCGTTCGATGGCCGGGCTCATGGACAGCAGTCTTCCGGAAACCGAGATCCGGCAGGTCGAGGAAGCGATCCGGGCCTCGCTCGATCCCGGCGCGGCCTACCACGGCCTCCGGACCCGGAAATCGGGATCCCGGCGTTTCGTTGAGCTGCATGTCACGGTGCCGGGCGACCTGTGCGTGACCCGAGGGCACGACTGCTGCGAACGGATCGAGGCCGCGATTGAACGCCGGCTGCCCAAAACATCGGTTTCCACCCATCTGGAACCGGACGACGCGCGGCCGGGCCGGGATCCGTCCTGA
- a CDS encoding arylsulfatase has translation MPRALRIAIVLSVSLLAAGLVSSCKKGGDASRQGTDGARPNILFILADDLGFGDLGAFGGEIPTPRLDTLARGGMRLTNFYSGLTCSPTRAMLMSGTDNHLAGVGVMGGPSRPEHKDKPGYVGYLNSDVVSLAEVLRDAGYNTYIAGKWHLGMEVDNGPVARGFRRSFVSLDGAAHLGGWDWRGPQPANYRDGEELVQVGDDFYSTRVYTEKMLGYIEADRAEDKPFFAYLAYTAPHWPLQAPDESIARFRGRYDKGYQALYHERFERMKELGLVAPDAEPIGDERFEPAWDALSADERKVEARKMEIYAAMVSDLDTYVGKVIDYLEEIGELDNTFIMFMSDNGAESSRLDLAPFIADHVGKEYDHSLENLGRGNTYVMYGRNWASASAAPHFRHKATAFEGGIHVPAFVHYPKMVAPGSSSDGIGHVIDVYPTLLELAGARHPGTTYKGKEVLPVRGRSLIPLITGKAEAIRDADEILGWELHGHRGVRQGDWKLVWDQALPEKERRWRLFNLAEDPFEQNDLSGTRPEKYGEMMAHWDTYARENGVIY, from the coding sequence ATGCCGCGCGCACTTCGCATTGCCATCGTATTATCCGTCTCCTTGCTGGCGGCGGGCCTGGTTTCGTCCTGCAAAAAAGGCGGGGACGCCTCAAGGCAGGGCACGGACGGGGCCAGGCCGAACATCCTCTTCATCCTGGCCGATGACCTGGGCTTCGGCGACCTGGGGGCGTTCGGCGGGGAGATCCCCACGCCCCGGCTGGACACCCTCGCGCGGGGGGGGATGCGGCTCACCAACTTCTACTCCGGCCTGACCTGCTCCCCCACCCGGGCCATGCTGATGTCGGGGACCGACAACCACCTGGCCGGCGTGGGAGTGATGGGGGGGCCGTCGCGGCCCGAACACAAGGACAAGCCCGGATATGTCGGCTACCTGAACTCCGACGTCGTCTCCCTGGCGGAGGTCCTCCGCGACGCCGGGTACAACACCTATATAGCGGGCAAATGGCACCTGGGCATGGAAGTGGACAACGGCCCGGTGGCCAGGGGGTTCCGGCGCTCCTTCGTCTCCCTCGACGGCGCCGCCCACCTGGGAGGCTGGGACTGGCGGGGGCCTCAGCCCGCCAACTACCGCGACGGGGAGGAACTGGTCCAGGTGGGGGACGATTTCTACAGCACCCGCGTCTACACCGAAAAGATGCTCGGGTATATCGAAGCCGACCGCGCCGAGGACAAGCCCTTTTTCGCCTACCTCGCCTACACCGCCCCGCACTGGCCGCTGCAGGCGCCGGACGAGTCGATCGCCCGGTTCAGGGGGAGATACGACAAGGGATACCAGGCCCTGTACCATGAGAGATTCGAGCGCATGAAAGAACTCGGTCTGGTGGCGCCCGACGCCGAACCGATCGGCGATGAACGGTTCGAGCCGGCGTGGGACGCCCTCAGCGCGGATGAGAGGAAGGTCGAGGCGCGCAAGATGGAAATCTACGCGGCCATGGTCAGCGACCTGGACACCTACGTCGGAAAGGTGATCGATTACCTCGAGGAGATCGGCGAACTGGACAACACCTTCATCATGTTCATGTCCGACAACGGGGCGGAATCGAGCCGGCTCGACCTGGCCCCCTTCATCGCCGATCACGTGGGGAAGGAATACGACCACAGCCTGGAAAACCTGGGGCGCGGCAACACCTACGTCATGTACGGCAGGAACTGGGCCAGCGCCTCGGCCGCCCCGCATTTCAGGCACAAGGCGACGGCGTTCGAGGGGGGCATCCACGTGCCCGCCTTCGTCCATTACCCCAAAATGGTGGCCCCGGGCTCAAGCAGCGACGGCATCGGGCACGTCATCGACGTCTACCCCACCCTGCTCGAACTCGCCGGCGCCCGGCACCCGGGAACGACCTACAAGGGAAAGGAAGTGCTGCCGGTCAGGGGCCGGTCCCTCATCCCGCTGATCACCGGAAAGGCCGAAGCGATCCGTGACGCGGACGAAATCCTGGGATGGGAATTGCACGGCCACCGCGGCGTCCGCCAGGGGGACTGGAAGCTGGTCTGGGACCAGGCCCTCCCCGAAAAGGAGAGGAGATGGCGCCTCTTCAACCTGGCCGAAGACCCCTTCGAGCAGAACGATCTCAGCGGGACCCGGCCGGAAAAATACGGCGAGATGATGGCCCACTGGGACACCTACGCCCGCGAAAACGGGGTTATCTATTAA
- a CDS encoding FAD-dependent oxidoreductase, with translation MARRKSYARILEPGTIGRIRTRNRIIKSGAGMLMWHEDDVHMREEVQAHYERFARGGVGLVIVEAVTVDYPWGARYRNRYRIDEDRFIPGLAELADVIHRHDCPTFLAVNHDGPWQVHWGNEQNPLYPGPPVAASPTWLAHPCDHHNERPRALTVPEIEGIVEKFAAAALRARKAGFDGVDINAASSHLFHNFLSPFWNKREDDYGGSIRNRARLLTDTIRAMKDRAGRDFPVSIILNGIEIGLAVGAGAAECFSHEDSRAAARLAEAAGADAIQVRSHWIGRHVPGFLPDLLFYPEPPVPLRDFPQEYDAGRKGAGANIRLASGIKSAVSIPVTVVGRMSPDLGEETLRQGQADFIAMNRRLHADPELPNKLADGRPEEIAPCTGCTFCLGGQGRCRINGLAGTTHTSVGRAERRKRVVVVGAGPAGMEAARVSALRGHQVVLLEKTRKPGGLLPLAAMVKGPHPEDLPAIIRYFTHQLAKLGVTLHPGTEADVAAIRNLRPDVVFLATGGLAAVPDIRGIERPSVVSGAELHRRLKFFSRFLAPATLHRLSRIYMPIGRRVVVIGGGVQGCELAEFLLKRGRTVTVVDRAEEMGEGLVMAMKEQLFRWFEEKRVPLVSGAREYVEISDKGLVFVDREGRTVTLEADTIIPALPLEPNPAMLKELQDFVPEVYLIGDCGEPQLIVDAVGSALRAAMTV, from the coding sequence ATGGCGCGGCGGAAATCGTACGCACGGATCCTGGAACCGGGAACGATCGGCCGGATCAGGACCCGGAACCGGATCATCAAGTCGGGCGCCGGCATGCTCATGTGGCATGAAGACGACGTTCACATGCGGGAGGAGGTCCAGGCCCATTACGAGCGCTTCGCCCGCGGGGGGGTGGGGCTCGTGATCGTGGAAGCGGTCACCGTGGATTACCCCTGGGGGGCGCGCTACCGCAACCGCTACCGGATCGACGAGGACCGGTTCATCCCCGGGCTCGCCGAACTGGCCGACGTCATCCACAGGCACGATTGCCCGACCTTTCTCGCCGTAAACCACGACGGCCCCTGGCAGGTGCACTGGGGGAACGAACAGAACCCCCTCTACCCCGGCCCCCCCGTCGCCGCTTCCCCGACGTGGCTGGCCCACCCCTGCGACCACCACAACGAGCGGCCGCGCGCCCTCACGGTCCCCGAAATCGAAGGGATCGTGGAAAAGTTCGCCGCCGCCGCCCTGCGCGCGCGCAAGGCGGGGTTCGACGGAGTGGACATCAACGCCGCCAGCAGCCACCTGTTCCACAACTTCCTCTCCCCCTTCTGGAACAAGCGAGAGGACGACTACGGCGGCAGCATCCGGAACAGGGCCCGGCTGCTGACGGATACGATCCGGGCGATGAAGGACCGCGCCGGGCGCGATTTTCCCGTGTCCATCATCCTGAACGGCATCGAGATCGGTCTGGCCGTCGGCGCCGGGGCGGCCGAATGTTTTTCCCACGAGGACAGCCGCGCCGCCGCCCGCCTGGCCGAAGCCGCCGGCGCGGACGCGATCCAGGTGCGCAGCCACTGGATCGGGCGTCACGTTCCGGGATTCCTGCCCGATCTCCTTTTTTATCCGGAGCCCCCGGTTCCCCTGCGCGATTTCCCGCAGGAATACGACGCCGGCCGCAAAGGGGCCGGGGCCAACATCCGGCTGGCGTCGGGGATCAAGAGCGCCGTAAGCATTCCGGTCACGGTCGTCGGGCGGATGAGCCCCGACCTGGGCGAGGAAACCCTGCGACAGGGGCAGGCGGACTTCATCGCCATGAACCGGCGGCTGCACGCCGACCCCGAGCTCCCCAACAAGCTGGCCGACGGCAGGCCGGAAGAGATCGCGCCCTGCACCGGCTGCACCTTCTGTCTCGGGGGGCAGGGGCGCTGCCGGATCAACGGGCTGGCCGGGACCACGCACACGTCCGTCGGGCGGGCCGAGAGAAGGAAAAGGGTAGTGGTGGTCGGCGCCGGCCCGGCCGGGATGGAAGCGGCCCGGGTTTCGGCCCTGCGCGGGCACCAGGTGGTCCTGCTGGAGAAGACGCGCAAGCCGGGAGGCCTCCTCCCGCTGGCGGCCATGGTCAAGGGACCGCACCCGGAAGACCTGCCCGCCATCATCCGGTATTTCACGCATCAGCTGGCCAAACTGGGAGTGACCCTGCACCCCGGCACGGAGGCGGATGTCGCCGCGATCCGAAATCTTCGTCCCGACGTGGTCTTTCTGGCCACCGGGGGGCTGGCCGCGGTCCCGGATATCCGGGGCATCGAGCGGCCGAGCGTGGTCAGCGGCGCGGAGCTGCATCGCCGGCTGAAGTTCTTCTCCCGGTTCCTGGCGCCGGCGACGCTGCACCGACTCTCCAGGATCTACATGCCTATCGGCAGGAGGGTCGTCGTCATAGGCGGCGGGGTGCAGGGGTGCGAGCTCGCCGAATTCCTTCTCAAACGGGGCCGGACCGTCACGGTCGTGGACCGGGCGGAGGAGATGGGGGAAGGCCTCGTCATGGCGATGAAGGAACAGCTCTTCCGCTGGTTCGAGGAGAAACGGGTGCCCCTCGTCTCCGGGGCCAGGGAGTATGTCGAGATCAGCGACAAGGGACTGGTCTTCGTCGACCGGGAAGGCCGGACGGTGACGCTCGAGGCCGACACCATCATCCCCGCGCTTCCGCTCGAACCCAACCCGGCCATGCTGAAGGAACTGCAGGACTTCGTCCCCGAGGTCTATCTCATCGGGGATTGCGGCGAGCCGCAGCTGATCGTGGATGCCGTCGGCTCCGCGCTGCGCGCCGCGATGACGGTATAA